From the genome of Mustela erminea isolate mMusErm1 chromosome 3, mMusErm1.Pri, whole genome shotgun sequence:
AGGACAAGTTtccaaacacttttaaaaattgtgaagtaTGAATAATATAGTTCTCCCCTCAAATGTCTGTGCATCCAAACActacagaaaatatgaaattaaatccCACCCACAGTATGTACAAAATAGGAGGAAACACTACAGAGCCCTTGGGAAATGCCCATTTTATAACTAACAAATgctttattgtgttcttcattcTCATGTAATGACAAATCAAGAGTTAGCACTGTTAAAATGCTATAACAAGGAATACAGAAGTTATATAATCCAGATggaatcatttttaattaaactgaTCAGCTTGTTTAGAATctatttataaatgaaacttCTTAAAATCAACATTCTCAAACTCTCTCACCATGTGAACACAGCACATTTCACATGGCTGTTCAACAGAACAGTTCATTGGAACTTACCGAAAACAGcttttgtattttacaaaatgacattttatttcaaatacgATCTTGTTGtctgtattttggggggggtgatggaaattttagattttagattctATGTCTTCTTTAGTACGAGCTCTTGGAGACAACTGACACATAAGGGAACTAGTTTCACCTACTACTAAGTTCCACCCTTTCAAATGTATTTacgttctttttttaaaaaaagattttatttatttgacagacagagattacaagtaggcagagaggcaggcagagagagagagagagagagagagagaggaggaagcaggcttcctgctgagcagagagcccgctgtggagcttgatcccagaccctgggatcacgacctgagcggaaggcagaggctttaacccactgagccacccagccgctcCTGTATTTATGTTCTGAAATATAATAAGAAGTATCACAGTTTTGAAGGGTACTGATGCAAATACAAAGCTCATAAAAGGGGTTTAAAGTGAAAAATCTCCAAAAGCCTAGAAAACTTTAGATCTTCAAGACACTAACCCTAAAAGAATCCCAAAATTGTAAGATGTATTTTAAGTTTACTAAGCTAATACAAGGATTTAAAAGTCTCACTTATTTTTATCTCAACTCTAATTAGGAATATCTATTTcccaaatagaaaacaaacttaCCATATGTGGTTGGGtaactaattcttttttaaaagatttttatttatttatttgacagacagagatcacaagtaggcagagaggcaggcagagagagaggaaaggaagcaggctcccctccccactgagcagagagcctggtggtaggctccatcacaggaccctgagatcatggcctgagccaaaggcagaggctttaacccactgagcgacccacgTGCCCCAGAGTAACTAATTCTTAAGTGAATGAGTGATTAAGTGATAATTATAGtaacatatggaaaataaaaacttaatatgtttttctaattttaaaaaagattatttatttgagaaagagagtgtgagcatgagcagagaggtGCACAGGGAGAGAATCGTCAAGCAGAGTCTCCACTGATCCAAGAGCCCCATCCCTGCTTGATCTTTACAACccctgagatcactacccaagcagaaaccaagagtcagaggccaaccaaccaagccacccaggtactctaattttttgtatatttttaaaagattttatttatttgtcagaaagagagagagagagaacacaagcagggaggaactgcaggcaaagcaggcagagggagaatcaggctccccactgagcaaggaaccccaacCAAACTCGAttccaggaagctgggatcatgaccgagctgaaggcagacacttaacagactgaaccattTAGGCatctgtatagatatatatatctatatatatatatatctatatatatctatatatatatttttaagtaatctctacacccaaagtggaaTTCACTACTCTGAGATCAAAAATCCCatgctttattgactgagccagccaggtgctccacatATGGAAAATTGTTAAAAGATTGAGAGCTGACATTTAAACAATCTTGTCCAAGTCTTTGGAAAGCAAATGAAGCAAATGATCATGATTAGAGATCAATTTTATAGTACCAGCACTAACACCAAAAACTTTGTGTTtcacttttaaaaacctttttaaactaCCTCCACAATGtgtgttttaaaacataaatttataaaaaaatataattcctcTCAGAATTAAACGTGAAGAACTGAACTCACCTGAACAGAAGCAGCTTCATCCTTACATTGACGAAAATCTACCGATGTTAACAAGGAATCATTTTTTTCACAGCTCTCCAGACTGATGAGCGTGTCCACGTAGTTGGGCTGGGGGAAGATCACGTGACTCTTGCGCGAGTCCGCGGTGAGGGACACCTCGTGCGAATAGGTCTGCAGGAAAGCCCGCACCCCGTCCACGCCCACGAAGTGCGAGGCCGGCACGCCCACCAGCCCGCCTCCTGAAGCCTGGAGCACACGCGACGCGTGCCAGCGCCTCAGCCTGAGCGCCAGCAGCACGATGACGAAGGCGAGGAAGACGCAGGAGACggccgccaccgccaccaccagATAGAGCGTGAGGTCCGCATCGTCTGGGTCGGCGGGGGTCCCGATGCTGCCCAGGTCCGCCAGGACGTCGGGGATGCTGTCGGCCACGGCCACGGTGAGCGTGACCGTGGCCGACAGAGGGGGCTGCCCGTGATCCTGCACCgccaccaccaggctctgctTGAGCGCGTCTCTGTCCAGTAGGGCCCGCGCTGTGCGCACCTCGCCCGTGTGCAGCCCCACCGCGAAGAGCCCTGGCTCGCTGGCCTTGAGCAGGCGGTAGGCCAGCCAGGCGTTCTGGCCAGAGTCTCTGTCCACTGCCACCACCTTGGTGACCAGGTAGCCGGGCTCTGCGGATCTGGGCGCCAGCTCCACGCCTGTGGAACCATCGGTGGGGAAGGTGGGGTACAGAATTTCTGGTGTGTTGTCGTTCTGATCCAGCACAAACAAGATCAGTGATACGTTACTGCTGAGTGAAGGGTCCCCGCCATCGCTAGCAGTCACCAGTAACTGCAAGTCTTGTATATGCTCATAGTCAAAGGAGCACAGAGCATATAGGATGCCTGTGTCTGAGTTGATGGAGACGTAGGAGGAGAGAGGGCTCCCCATGATGATGTCCTCGGTCACAGAGTAAGTCACCTGGGCATTTTTGCCACTGTCGGGGTCGTGAGCCATCACAGTGAAGACAGAGGCACCTCTAGGGTTGTTCTCTGGGATATAGGCTGAATAGGAGACGTGAGGAAAAGTGGGTGGATTGTCATTGATATCAGCCACATACAGGGTGATATGAGTTTCAGTAGATAGAGAAGGAGTGCCCAGATCTGAGGCCATCACTGTGATATTGTACATAGAGATCTTTTCTCGGTCCAGATAGTTATATGTCACCAATCTATAATAATTATCTATTGATTTTTCTAGTTGAAAAGGCAAATTAGGAGGTGTGTTACAGACAACTTGACCATTCTTCCCGGAATCTCGGTCATGCACATTCAAGAAGGCAACTACCGTTCCAGGAAGAGTATTTTCCAAGACTGGGCTAAACAGAGAGGTAATGATCACTTCCGGTCTATTGTCATTCACATCTTCCACTGAAATGAGCACTTTGGTCCTCCCCAAAAGTGCCCCCACATCTTCAGCTTGTATTTCCATTTCATAAAATGCACATTCTTCATAGTCTAGACTCTCTGCTGTCGATATTTCCCCAGTATTTTCATTAAGCTGGAATAATGGGGATTGTTTTTCACTAATTTTCCAGAATCTATAGGCTACCTCTCCGTTGGCTCCCTCATCCGGGTCGCTAGCACTCACAGTAAGCAGCCGGGTGCCCGGGGGCACGTTCTCTGGGACTTGCACTCGGTAAATTGGTAGAGCAAAAACCGGGGCATTGTCGTTTGTATCCAGCACTGTTACGTGGATGTGCACTGTGCTGGAGCGACGCGGCTCGCCGCCATCTGAGGCGATGAGGACCAGGTGGTGAGCAGCCTCTTCCTCGCGGTCCAGGGCCTGCTCCAGCACCAGCTCTGGGTGTAGAGTTCTGTCGTCTCCAGTTTGCACGTCCAGGGAGAAGTGGTGACTGGGGCTGAGCTGGTAGCTCTGTAGGGAATTCATGCCCACGTCGGGGTCAACAGCCTCTGGGAGAGGATAACGTGTTCCAGGCGCAGcgatttcattaattttcatttccagatTCTCAGTCTGGAATTTGGGGTTATTATCATTGATATCGGTGATTTCTACTTCTATCCCAAAAAGTTTTCCTCTGCCCTCAGCCAGGATGTTGATATTTACTAGACACTGTGTGCTCTGAGCACAAAGCTCCTCCCGATCTATCCTGCCCGCGGTGAGCAAGCTGCCAGTTTTCCGGTTCAGAGCAAAAAGCTGCGTCCTACCTCTGGAGATGATGCGGACTCCGTGCTTCGCCAGTTCTTGTGACTCCAGATTCAGGTCCTTGGAGATATTACCCACAAAGGATCCTTTGTCGCTCTCTTCTGGCACCGAATAGTGGATCTGTCCTCTCCCGATTTCCCACAGCGTGCCCATCAACACGCACAGCAGGACCAGCCTGCCGCGTTTCCGGTAATTCTTTGGAGCGGCCATTGTTCTTTCACTACGGAATCCACTCAGCCTCCTCATTGGGCATATGCGTCTTGTTTACCTTTTTGCTGCAGCTGTGGAGATCATCTTCTAGAAAACTGGAGTGTCTCAGATGTAAGAGCAGAGTTCCGCTGCAGCCCTGCAGCTGGTTTGTGGGATCTGCCGGTCTTTCCGAGATCTGAGCCTTTAGTAACCGGATGGCATTTGGTTACATTTATCTCCAAATAGGTGAACAGCGGCGCTTAGAGTCCTAAGCAGTTACTGCACCCATTTAGATATGTACTAGTGTATGTTGGATtattgagggaggaaaaaaaatacttgcctTTTATAGcatgttttgaatttatttgtctctgaattcatattttttaaaagttgttgcCAAGAAGCATGGGATTAAGTAGGGTTAAAGTTTTACAAAGGATTATTAAATGATCCCCAAAGATTTATGGGATTGTCTCACATTACTCAAATTTCTGGAATATGTttactcttaaaatataaatcattaacatttcatttcttaCTATGCAATGAGCTTTATTGTAAATCTGTTATCGAATAAATAAGGCCTCTAGTTGTCACtggcaataaattcatttttagacTAAAGTAGAACTACTGAACATGATTCACTCAGAAGGTGTTGTATTTGATGTAAACCAATTAATCATTATAGTAAGCCTTCAGTAgagttgttgcttttttaaaattttctttttaaaatgcaattttaattacatattgaTATGttgacaaatattgttaaatgttaaCAGGATTAATGCTTTCACTTTTAAGTTTCATCAGAGAttatattattttgctatttcacttacttatttaagtaatctctatacccaggtggggcttaaactcacaaccccaagatccagaaTTCTATGTTttaccaactgagacagccaggcactcttgttttgttttgttctaagattttattttattttattttagagagaatgcgAGTGGCTGGAGGaatagaggaggaaggagagggacaagcagactccctgatatGCATGGAGACCAATGTGcagtttgatcccaagaccccgagatcacaacctgagttgaaggcagacccttaaccaactgagtcacccaggtgtcccaggcaaCCTTGATTTGCTACTtcatttaaattctgtattttttctatttgaatagaaaatattttttaaaatgcaaatgaatacaaaatgaaaagcaaatctcCATCCTACTCTTCCACAAATGAGAGATGATTGCATTTTAAAGCAGACTCAATTAACTTTGCGAAAAAGACATGTATTCTAAAGTTAATTTTGccttaattagtatttttttcctatagagaatctctgctgagtgtggagctcgatctcaggatcctgagatcataacctgagtcaaaaccaagaatcagatgcttaactgactgagccacccttaaGGCGCCCCCTTAAGTAGTATTTTGATCAAGAGAACCACAAAGAGGGAACACATAATTATCATCAAGCAATCAAAAAGTGTCACTACAAAAAAATTATGTCTATTTTCTTCAGTTTGTAAAGTGGTCAGTGACTGAACATCTGCTAACACATCTAGCTAAAGATGAAAAATGTATTAtcatatctatatagatatatacatatatactagtATGTACATCAGATTGGCAATTTTGTCTAAAATTTGAAGAATTCAAGACTCCATTTTTCTCCTAGAGATAGTAGAATGATAGAAGTTTTCTGGCTATATGTGGGCtgcaaaaaaagacaatttaaagtTATACAGGTATGTGTGAAAAACCTATGCTGCaagataaagaaaatgcttttgtcTTCTGGTGAGCGTACTGGTCTTACTGGTAAGTAAAATGCTTTTAAACACCCACACAATTCATTGAATACATAATGCCATCTACATTAAAATCCAGGTTAAGACACTTTATTCTAGGAGGCTTTGAAACAAAAGGAagtaaatagaagaaacaaaatggtaatatcagttatgaaaaatatctaattttagctttttgtttttgttttaaagttttttttaaatgattgcccACTTTTACATttatactatatccagctaaaaAAAGTGTATTAGGTAATAGGAAGAAAAACTTAGGAAAAAATCTCATTAGCTTTTAGGAGATGGCCTATAATACTGATTCCCTTCCTAGAAAAAATTACAATCTTACTGCTCCATAGATCTGAGCCTGTCAAGACATCCCTAAAAGAGACATAACTGCTCCGACTTTAACTTCCCTTGAAGAATGGCATGATAGTTTCACTTTTTAGAGAAACTTTTAGATCTACAAAGTGTATATTTtgccatgaaaaataaataattgggtaGATCATAAGAAGCAGGTTATGCTTAAAAGAAACTCACCAGATGGGATGTTGACTCACTGGATTTGCAAAGTGGAAATAAGGCCCCAGATGAATCCCCGCAAAGTATGTCTTGTTCTGAACTCAACTGCTCGTTGCACTTTAGAAAATTAAACTCCGTCTTTCCAGTGTGGGCAACACACAAATTGTAAGAATAAGGCAAAGTCCCTTCACTGTAGGTGGGAGGAACCACAGGTCCTGATTTGACACACAGACCAGGCTGAAAGCAGCCCCAGGTGGTGAGGCTGGAGGAGCGACGAAGGTGTAAGGCGATGGCCAGAGTCACAGCCAGGAGGAAAAGTACTGAGATCAAGGCCAGCGCTACGACCAGGTAAAACTGCAACTCCGCCTGGGGGTCAGAGGGCTCAGGGCGGTCGCTGACATCCGGCAACACCTCCTGCAAGCTGTCGGCGAAAACCAGGAGCAGCGTGGCCGTGGCCGAGAGCGGCGGCTGTCCCCCATCCCTCACAGCGACCAGCAGGCGCTGGCGGGCCGCGTCCCGGTCGCCCAAAGCACGCGCCGTGCGCACCTCGCCCGTGCGCAGCCCCAGGCTGAAGAGTCCCGGCTCGCTGGCCTGCAGCACGTGGTACGACAGCCAGGCATTGTGTCCCGAGTCGGCGTCCACCGCCACCACCTTGGTGACCAGGTAGCCGGGCTGCGCGGCGCGTGGCACCGTGTCGAACAGCGCTGAGCCGTCGGGCCCCAGCGCCGGGTACAGCACCCGCGGCGCGTTGTCGTTGCGGTCCCCCACCAACACGCGCACGCTCACGTTGGCGCTGAGTGTGGGCGAGCCCTGGTCGCGCGCCTGCAGGGTCAGCTCGAAGGCGCGCAGCTGCTCGTGGTCGAAGGCACGCTGCGCGAACACCACCCCGCTCTGCGCGCTCACGGACACGTAGGACGCCAGCGCCCGTGGCTCCAGGTCGCTGGCCACAATGGAGTAGGAGACGCGACCGTTGGGCCCCAGGTCGGGGTCGGAGGCGCTGACTTGGGCAATAGAGGCGCCTGGAGGATTGTTCTCTGCCACATGAACGACGTACGAAGGCTGTTGGAAAACTGGCGCGTTGTCGTTGACATCGCCAATGTGTAGGGTGATGCTTGAGCTAGAGGAAAGGGGGGGCTTGCCCCTGTCGGTGGCTGTGATAGTGACATTATACTCAGGAGTCTGCTCACGGTCTAGAACTCCATCTGTCACTAATTTATAGGTGTTTATCGAAGAAGAGACTATTTTAAACGGAACATCACCGTCTAATTTACAAAAAACTTCTCCGTTGTGTCCAGAATCCTTGTCACGGATTTTAAGCAAAGCAACGTGTGTTCCCAGCTTGGTGTCCTCCATAACGATATCCCGCAGAGATTGGAATACCACTTCTGGGAAATTGTCATTTATGTCTTGGACCTCTATCTCCACAGTACATTGGGCAATCATTCCTCCACCATCCCTTGCTTCCAAAACTATGGAATATTCTTTGACCTCCTCAAAATCTAACGTATGCAGAATAGTAATTTCCCCCGTAATAGAATTTAGGTCAAACTGGGTGATCTGGCCTGCTTCTGTGAAAGAGAAAGTGATCTGGGCATTGACACCCTCGTCCTGGTCAGTGGCCATCACTTGAAGCACAAGGGTGCCCGGAAGAACGTTTTCCGGAACAGCCACCCTGTATAGCTCTTGGCTAAACACTGGAGGGTTATCATTGGCATCAGTCACTAGCACCTGTATCTGGGCAGTACTACTAAGGGGTGGATCCCCGCCATCCAATGCCATCAAGATCAACTGGTAGGATTTCTGCTCTTCCCGGTCTAAAGGCACCTTTAGTACCAGCTCAGGGTATTTACTGccatctaatttttctttattcacgAGTGAGAAATGATCATTGGGGCTGAGATGGTAATTCTGTAGTGAGTTGGTACCAATATCTGCATCATGGGCAGATCCTAAAATAAATCGTGCCCCGGGCTTTGTAGACTCACTTATTTGCAGGTCAAAGGAAGTCTGGGTGAACTTGGGGGTATGGTCATTAATATCTTCGATGTCCACACTCACGTGATAAAAGTTCAACGGATTTTCAGCAACAGCCTCAAATTCCAGAGTACAGGCTGTCTTCTTCCCACATATCTGCTCCCGGTCTAGTCTGCTGCCCACAAGTAGCTCCCCGCTCTTGGCGCTCACGGTGAAGTAAGCCTTCTCCGAACTGATGCGCAGTTGTCGAGTCGGTAACTCATGCACGCTCAGTCCCAAATCCTTGGCGAGGTTCCCCACCACCGAGCCCTCGGGCATTTCCTCCGGAATCCCGTAGCGGATCTGCTCAGACAGCGCCGGCCAGAACAAAGACAGCAGGAAGGGAAAGAGCACCGGCCGCCTCTCAGCCCAGCCCCTCTCCGCAGCGCCGCTCCCCATCCCTCTTGCTCCCTTCAGGTTGCTCACCGGCCTGGAGACGCCGGATCACAAATAATCTCTGCGCTGCAGATGTCCAGAGCTCCGAACGGCCCGTAAGTCCTGTGTGAGGGTCAGGGTTTCTTCTTTTCCACAGGAGGATGTGGTGTAGAGGCTCGGGCTAGCGAGTCGGATAGGGAAAGTGCGCTGCGGCTGCGCGAAGAGATCGCCAGTGCCCAAGCTCTCCATTTTGGCCAACAGCGGCGCCCACAGTCCACACTAGGACACTGCAGCCTCTTCGGCTTCAGCTTAACCAGCTACAATAATGACAACCCTGAGCATTactgaacaaattatttttatatatctatatatttaatgacGATTGATTCATATTCTTAGCTACAGAAACATACCAAATTTCTAGGTTTTCAGGGTAATCCATATGTTGACATAATtattcctccatcttcaaatccACACTTTAATAGATGACTATCCCACAGAGTAGGCCTAaaggttttcagagtacagtaaTTTTGAATACTTACCAATTAGCAGTATATGAATaaagctttttcttctttccttgtttctgtttttcttgatttctttcctttttgggtaTCTCTATGTTGATTCAACTTTTCAGAAAGCATCAGTAATGCTGAAATTGCCTTTAAAAGGGCACAATTTATACTTACTGCTAAacctttctttatttaaaaatagtttcaataatttctttatagTAATATTATCTGATGTACACTTCTATCAGTGAAGGAAATGATAGCCAGAAAATTTAGCCTATTCCCTCTCCTTTGCATTGCACAATTATTTTCCTGgttataaaatataacatcaaCCTTCAAAGATACCAGAGAGATATATTTTGCCTTCAAACACAAAGTAGCTAACCTTGGTCTATCGCAATGAGGTACTGGTTCTCACTTTTGTGCTGAAATACAATATCCCCTGATGACCTCAGTTGATAAAACAATCCTTAGAATATTCATTTGCAATAGCATACTAGGTTTAACAGTTGCTTCTctcctttgtttaaaaatgtttttaagtatcCAATGAATCTGGCTGGGGAGTCTCCTTTTCAAAATACCTGATAATCATATTTCTGCCCCACAAAGTGTCAGTAATATTGTCTTCTCCCCAAGCTTTTTATACATCTGAACCCTATAAAATATACGAAACCCACTTCCACACTGTTGCACATCCCCTTTTATCCAAAATACCACCAATGctatgttccaaaaaaaaaaaaatccttctatttAACTGGAAAGTGTAAACATAGCCAGGAAAACTTAGCCTATCATCCTCCTTCCTATTGCACAGTTATTTTCCCAGTTGCAAAATGTAACATAAATCTTCAAAGTTACAAGGGGAATAATATTTTGCATAGTTCCTAGTAAAGAAGTAAATCCAAGTAAACAAGATTACTTGTCATCAACCACTTCTAGTTGCTGCTAGTCAACTGAAATGCTGGCCTTCACTGAAATGgcatataacaaatataaaagtaGTTAACCCCAGACTGGATTATTAGTAACTGAATTTTTCAGCAGATCCAATAAATTGAACCAATTTTTGGTCTAGGACCTGAGTATTTGGTTGTTTCATAAAGCAAGCATCCCCAATCTCCCACTAGGAGAGACAAGCACACTTCACATGGCTGTACCACTAAAATAGTGCAatagagttttgttttaaaacatcgAACTGCTTACTTCACAAGTGCCActtgaaatgatattttatgtCATATTTTTTGGTTTCAGACAATAACCTTTATTGTTGCATTAGATCCATATCATTGATATAGATCTCAGTAAAGCTTGATGcatacatttcattcttttaagattttatttttttgaaaaagcaagagagaaataaagcatggtggggaggtggaagggcaggggcagagggagagggaaaagcagactccctgcttaacatgaggccccactcagggctccatcccagtactctgggatcatgacctgagccaaagggactgagccacccaggtgccccacagatttcattctttaggCATTAGTCTAGTCTTCTAGTAGAGGCCAACTTTAATACACTATTATGCTTTAAATACATCGGGAAGTGAAATATCActtcccacctgtcagaatggctaaaataaaaaacataagaaatgacaagtgttggtgaggatgtggagaaaaagcagccctcttacactattggtgggaatgtaaactggtgcagtcactgtggaaaacaatatggaggtgcctcaaaaagttaaaaatggaaccatCCTATGGTCCAGTAATGGTGCTAATGGGTATTTACCaagatacaaaaacactaatttaaagggatacacccacccctatgtttatagcatcattatttaaacattatttaaaatcattatttaagccaaattatggaaacagcctaagtatCCATTGACTAATaaacggataaagaaaatgtgtgactatatacaatggaatattattcagccataaaaagaatgaaatcttgccatttgcaatgacatggatggagctagagtttCTAATACTAGGTGAAATagatcatagaaagacaaattccatatgatatcactcatatgtgaatttaagaaatgaacaaatgagcaaggaaaaaaagagaaacaagccaagaaacagactctttttcctttt
Proteins encoded in this window:
- the LOC116586430 gene encoding protocadherin gamma-B4 isoform X23, which codes for MGSGAAERGWAERRPVLFPFLLSLFWPALSEQIRYGIPEEMPEGSVVGNLAKDLGLSVHELPTRQLRISSEKAYFTVSAKSGELLVGSRLDREQICGKKTACTLEFEAVAENPLNFYHVSVDIEDINDHTPKFTQTSFDLQISESTKPGARFILGSAHDADIGTNSLQNYHLSPNDHFSLVNKEKLDGSKYPELVLKVPLDREEQKSYQLILMALDGGDPPLSSTAQIQVLVTDANDNPPVFSQELYRVAVPENVLPGTLVLQVMATDQDEGVNAQITFSFTEAGQITQFDLNSITGEITILHTLDFEEVKEYSIVLEARDGGGMIAQCTVEIEVQDINDNFPEVVFQSLRDIVMEDTKLGTHVALLKIRDKDSGHNGEVFCKLDGDVPFKIVSSSINTYKLVTDGVLDREQTPEYNVTITATDRGKPPLSSSSSITLHIGDVNDNAPVFQQPSYVVHVAENNPPGASIAQVSASDPDLGPNGRVSYSIVASDLEPRALASYVSVSAQSGVVFAQRAFDHEQLRAFELTLQARDQGSPTLSANVSVRVLVGDRNDNAPRVLYPALGPDGSALFDTVPRAAQPGYLVTKVVAVDADSGHNAWLSYHVLQASEPGLFSLGLRTGEVRTARALGDRDAARQRLLVAVRDGGQPPLSATATLLLVFADSLQEVLPDVSDRPEPSDPQAELQFYLVVALALISVLFLLAVTLAIALHLRRSSSLTTWGCFQPGLCVKSGPVVPPTYSEGTLPYSYNLCVAHTGKTEFNFLKCNEQLSSEQDILCGDSSGALFPLCKSSESTSHLAQISERPADPTNQLQGCSGTLLLHLRHSSFLEDDLHSCSKKVNKTHMPNEEAEWIP
- the LOC116586430 gene encoding protocadherin gamma-B4 isoform X20; its protein translation is MGSGAAERGWAERRPVLFPFLLSLFWPALSEQIRYGIPEEMPEGSVVGNLAKDLGLSVHELPTRQLRISSEKAYFTVSAKSGELLVGSRLDREQICGKKTACTLEFEAVAENPLNFYHVSVDIEDINDHTPKFTQTSFDLQISESTKPGARFILGSAHDADIGTNSLQNYHLSPNDHFSLVNKEKLDGSKYPELVLKVPLDREEQKSYQLILMALDGGDPPLSSTAQIQVLVTDANDNPPVFSQELYRVAVPENVLPGTLVLQVMATDQDEGVNAQITFSFTEAGQITQFDLNSITGEITILHTLDFEEVKEYSIVLEARDGGGMIAQCTVEIEVQDINDNFPEVVFQSLRDIVMEDTKLGTHVALLKIRDKDSGHNGEVFCKLDGDVPFKIVSSSINTYKLVTDGVLDREQTPEYNVTITATDRGKPPLSSSSSITLHIGDVNDNAPVFQQPSYVVHVAENNPPGASIAQVSASDPDLGPNGRVSYSIVASDLEPRALASYVSVSAQSGVVFAQRAFDHEQLRAFELTLQARDQGSPTLSANVSVRVLVGDRNDNAPRVLYPALGPDGSALFDTVPRAAQPGYLVTKVVAVDADSGHNAWLSYHVLQASEPGLFSLGLRTGEVRTARALGDRDAARQRLLVAVRDGGQPPLSATATLLLVFADSLQEVLPDVSDRPEPSDPQAELQFYLVVALALISVLFLLAVTLAIALHLRRSSSLTTWGCFQPGLCVKSGPVVPPTYSEGTLPYSYNLCVAHTGKTEFNFLKCNEQLSSEQDILCGDSSGALFPLCKSSESTSHLQAPPNTDWRFSQAQRPGTSGSQNGEETGTWPNNQFDTEMLQAMILASASEAADGSSTLGGGAGTMGLSARYGPQFTLQHVPDYRQNVYIPGSNATLTNAAGKRDGKTPAGGNGNKKKSGKKEKK